In Brassica rapa cultivar Chiifu-401-42 chromosome A06, CAAS_Brap_v3.01, whole genome shotgun sequence, a single window of DNA contains:
- the LOC103827832 gene encoding DNA polymerase eta isoform X1 produces MPVARPETSDARVIAHVDMDCFYVQVEQRKQPELRGLPTAVVQYNEWQGGALIAVSYEARSCGVKRSMRGEEAKAACPEIQLVQVPVARGKADLNTYRSAGSEVVSILAQSGKCERASIDEVYLDLTDAAESMLADAPPESLESIDEEALKSHILGMSREDGDDFKESVRDWICRKDADRRDKLLGCGIIIVAELRKQVLKETEFSCSAGIAHNKMLAKLASGMNKPAQQTVVPYSAVQELLSSLPIKKMKQLGGKLGTSLQTDLGIDTVGDLLQFSETKLQEHYGINTGTWLWNIARGISGEEVQGRLLPKSHGSGKTFPGPRALRSLSNVQHWLNQLSEELYERLSSDLEQNKRIASTLTLHASAFISKDSDSHKKFPSKSCPLRYGVTKIQEDAFNLFQAALREYMGPFGTKPQGNKKETWRITGLSVSASKIVDIPSGTSSIMRYFQGQSTIPSSSTSGCPQEHVAVTPSVSESCSEQKSVETRASIPEEDITITYTSPDLDNSYRDSDIVLEKFPCQDASCQSNEAKEFPTQSGTQTKTIGRKINNSKEKNRGMPSIVDIFKNYNASPQARQETQEDSTVSLTSNRGNLSSSTSHNSEVNQEVEDRRDTNWGYKVGEIDQSVFDELPYEIQREFRSFLRPNKRPNAGKSKSGDGSASSSIAHYFQPLKR; encoded by the exons atgccAGTGGCGAGACCAGAGACATCGGATGCAAGAGTTATCGCTCATGTCGACATGGATTGCTTCTACGTTCAAG TGGAGCAACGGAAGCAACCGGAGTTGCGAGGACTTCCTACTGCGGTTGTACAGTACAATGAATGGCAAGGTGGTGCTTTGATTGCTGTTAGCTACGAGGCACGTAGCTGTGGCGTCAAACG GTCCATGAGAGGTGAGGAGGCTAAAGCTGCTTGCCCTGAGATTCAGTTGGTTCAAGTTCCTGTCGCTCGTGGTAAAGCTGACCTGAATACATATCGCAGTGCGGGTTCAGAG GTGGTTTCGATTCTAGCGCAAAGCGGTAAATGTGAGAGGGCTTCGATTGATGAAGTGTATCTCGACCTCACCGATGCAGCAGAAAGCATGCTGGCCGATGCGCCTCCAGAGAGTTTGGAATCTATAGATGAGGAAGCTCTTAAATCTCATATTCTTGGGATGAGCAGAGAG GATGGAGATGATTTTAAGGAGAGTGTCCGTGATTGGATATGTAGAAAAGATGCTGATCGCCGTGATAAGTTATTAGGTTGTGGGATCATCATTGTTGCAGAACTACGGAAACAagtgttgaaggagactgagtTTAGCTGTTCTGCTGGCATTGCCCATAACAAG ATGCTAGCCAAACTTGCTAGTGGAATGAACAAACCTGCCCAGCAAACTGTTGTACCATATTCAGCTGTACAGGAACTTCTCAGTTCTTTGCCAATAAAGAAAAT GAAACAACTGGGAGGAAAGCTGGGAACTAGCTTGCAAACTGACTTGGGAATTGACACTGTGGGGGACTTGTTGCAGTTTTCTGAAACTAAGCTGCAAGAACATTACGGAATAAATACAGG TACATGGTTATGGAATATTGCAAGAGGGATCAGTGGGGAAGAAGTGCAAGGCCGTCTTCTCCCCAAAAGCCATGGTTCTGGAAAGACATTTCCAGGACCTCGTGCTTTGAGGTCACTCTCAAAT GTTCAGCATTGGCTGAATCAGCTTTCGGAAGAACTATACGAGCGTCTCAGCTCTGACTTGGAGCAGAATAAGCGAATTGCAAGCACCCTTACCCTTCATGCCAGCGCTTTCATA TCAAAGGATTCAGATTCTCACAAGAAATTTCCTTCAAAGTCATGTCCTCTGAGATATGGGGTAACCAAGATTCAAGAAGATGCCTTTAACTTGTTCCAAGCTGCGTTGCGTGAGTACATGGGACCTTTCGGGACTAAACCTCAAGGCAATAAGAAAGAAACATGGAGAATAACAGGACTCTCTGTTTCAGCAAGCAAGATCGTGGATATACCATCT GGCACAAGCTCGATTATGAGATATTTTCAAGGTCAATCAACTATTCCTTCTAGTTCAACAAGTGGTTGTCCTCAAGAACATGTAGCGGTGACTCCCTCAG TTAGTGAAAGTTGTTCAGAACAGAAATCAGTAGAAACTCGAGCATCAATACCTGAAGAAGACATCACCATAACTTATACTTCGCCTGATTTAGACAACTCATATAGAGACAGTGACATAGTCCTTGAAAAG TTTCCTTGTCAGGATGCCTCTTGTCAATCAAATGAAGCAAAGGAGTTTCCAACCCAATCAGGCACACAAACAAAGACAATTGGGCGGAAGATAAACAACTCCAAGGAAAAGAATCGG GGAATGCCTTCAATTGTCGATATCTTTAAGAATTACAATGCAAGTCCTCAAGCAAGGCAAGAGACTCAAGAAGATTCAACCGTGTCATTAACAAGTAACAGAGGCAACTTGAGTAGCTCCACCAGCCATAATAGTGAAGTGAATCAAGAGGTAGAAGATAGAAGAGACACAAACTGGGGATATAAGGTTGGTGAAATTGATCAGTCTGTTTTCGATGAGTTACCCTATGAGATTCAACGAGAATTCAGGAGTTTCCTACGTCCTAATAAACGGCCTAACGCTGGTAAAAGCAAAAGTGGTGATGGCTCTGCTTCTTCAAGCATTGCTCATTATTTTCAACCATTGAAGAGATAG
- the LOC103827832 gene encoding DNA polymerase eta isoform X2, translating to MPVARPETSDARVIAHVDMDCFYVQVEQRKQPELRGLPTAVVQYNEWQGGALIAVSYEARSCGVKRSMRGEEAKAACPEIQLVQVPVARGKADLNTYRSAGSEVVSILAQSGKCERASIDEVYLDLTDAAESMLADAPPESLESIDEEALKSHILGMSREDGDDFKESVRDWICRKDADRRDKLLGCGIIIVAELRKQVLKETEFSCSAGIAHNKMLAKLASGMNKPAQQTVVPYSAVQELLSSLPIKKMKQLGGKLGTSLQTDLGIDTVGDLLQFSETKLQEHYGINTGTWLWNIARGISGEEVQGRLLPKSHGSGKTFPGPRALRSLSNVQHWLNQLSEELYERLSSDLEQNKRIASTLTLHASAFISKDSDSHKKFPSKSCPLRYGVTKIQEDAFNLFQAALREYMGPFGTKPQGNKKETWRITGLSVSASKIVDIPSGTSSIMRYFQGQSTIPSSSTSGCPQEHVAVTPSVSESCSEQKSVETRASIPEEDITITYTSPDLDNSYRDSDIVLEKDASCQSNEAKEFPTQSGTQTKTIGRKINNSKEKNRGMPSIVDIFKNYNASPQARQETQEDSTVSLTSNRGNLSSSTSHNSEVNQEVEDRRDTNWGYKVGEIDQSVFDELPYEIQREFRSFLRPNKRPNAGKSKSGDGSASSSIAHYFQPLKR from the exons atgccAGTGGCGAGACCAGAGACATCGGATGCAAGAGTTATCGCTCATGTCGACATGGATTGCTTCTACGTTCAAG TGGAGCAACGGAAGCAACCGGAGTTGCGAGGACTTCCTACTGCGGTTGTACAGTACAATGAATGGCAAGGTGGTGCTTTGATTGCTGTTAGCTACGAGGCACGTAGCTGTGGCGTCAAACG GTCCATGAGAGGTGAGGAGGCTAAAGCTGCTTGCCCTGAGATTCAGTTGGTTCAAGTTCCTGTCGCTCGTGGTAAAGCTGACCTGAATACATATCGCAGTGCGGGTTCAGAG GTGGTTTCGATTCTAGCGCAAAGCGGTAAATGTGAGAGGGCTTCGATTGATGAAGTGTATCTCGACCTCACCGATGCAGCAGAAAGCATGCTGGCCGATGCGCCTCCAGAGAGTTTGGAATCTATAGATGAGGAAGCTCTTAAATCTCATATTCTTGGGATGAGCAGAGAG GATGGAGATGATTTTAAGGAGAGTGTCCGTGATTGGATATGTAGAAAAGATGCTGATCGCCGTGATAAGTTATTAGGTTGTGGGATCATCATTGTTGCAGAACTACGGAAACAagtgttgaaggagactgagtTTAGCTGTTCTGCTGGCATTGCCCATAACAAG ATGCTAGCCAAACTTGCTAGTGGAATGAACAAACCTGCCCAGCAAACTGTTGTACCATATTCAGCTGTACAGGAACTTCTCAGTTCTTTGCCAATAAAGAAAAT GAAACAACTGGGAGGAAAGCTGGGAACTAGCTTGCAAACTGACTTGGGAATTGACACTGTGGGGGACTTGTTGCAGTTTTCTGAAACTAAGCTGCAAGAACATTACGGAATAAATACAGG TACATGGTTATGGAATATTGCAAGAGGGATCAGTGGGGAAGAAGTGCAAGGCCGTCTTCTCCCCAAAAGCCATGGTTCTGGAAAGACATTTCCAGGACCTCGTGCTTTGAGGTCACTCTCAAAT GTTCAGCATTGGCTGAATCAGCTTTCGGAAGAACTATACGAGCGTCTCAGCTCTGACTTGGAGCAGAATAAGCGAATTGCAAGCACCCTTACCCTTCATGCCAGCGCTTTCATA TCAAAGGATTCAGATTCTCACAAGAAATTTCCTTCAAAGTCATGTCCTCTGAGATATGGGGTAACCAAGATTCAAGAAGATGCCTTTAACTTGTTCCAAGCTGCGTTGCGTGAGTACATGGGACCTTTCGGGACTAAACCTCAAGGCAATAAGAAAGAAACATGGAGAATAACAGGACTCTCTGTTTCAGCAAGCAAGATCGTGGATATACCATCT GGCACAAGCTCGATTATGAGATATTTTCAAGGTCAATCAACTATTCCTTCTAGTTCAACAAGTGGTTGTCCTCAAGAACATGTAGCGGTGACTCCCTCAG TTAGTGAAAGTTGTTCAGAACAGAAATCAGTAGAAACTCGAGCATCAATACCTGAAGAAGACATCACCATAACTTATACTTCGCCTGATTTAGACAACTCATATAGAGACAGTGACATAGTCCTTGAAAAG GATGCCTCTTGTCAATCAAATGAAGCAAAGGAGTTTCCAACCCAATCAGGCACACAAACAAAGACAATTGGGCGGAAGATAAACAACTCCAAGGAAAAGAATCGG GGAATGCCTTCAATTGTCGATATCTTTAAGAATTACAATGCAAGTCCTCAAGCAAGGCAAGAGACTCAAGAAGATTCAACCGTGTCATTAACAAGTAACAGAGGCAACTTGAGTAGCTCCACCAGCCATAATAGTGAAGTGAATCAAGAGGTAGAAGATAGAAGAGACACAAACTGGGGATATAAGGTTGGTGAAATTGATCAGTCTGTTTTCGATGAGTTACCCTATGAGATTCAACGAGAATTCAGGAGTTTCCTACGTCCTAATAAACGGCCTAACGCTGGTAAAAGCAAAAGTGGTGATGGCTCTGCTTCTTCAAGCATTGCTCATTATTTTCAACCATTGAAGAGATAG
- the LOC103827834 gene encoding haloacid dehalogenase-like hydrolase domain-containing protein 3, translated as MSLLSKLRCITVDVTGTLIAYKGELGDYYCMAAKAIGLPCPDYKRVHEGFKLAYTDMAQKYPCFGFSAKIPNVVWWKTVVRDSFVKAGYEYDEETFEKVFKRIYSTFGSAAPYSVFQDSRPFLRWARQKGLIVGLVSNAEYRYQEVILPALGLNKGEWDFGVFSGIEGVEKPDPRIYKLALERAGNIAPEEALHIGDSMRKDYVPAKSIGMHALLLDRFKTEAAKDWREAGAIVLPDLVAVQQLLESDKLKC; from the exons ATGTCTCTTTTATCGAAACTACGGTGTATCACAGTAGATGTAACGGGTACACTCATAGCTTACAAAGGAGAGCTTGGTGATTACTATTGTATGGCTGCTAAAGCCATTGGCTTGCCTTGCCCTGATTACAAACGCGTCCATGAAGGTTTCAAGCTTGCTTACACAGACATGGCTCAAAAGTACCCTTGTTTCGGTTTCTCCGCCAAAATACCAAACGTTGTCTGGTGGAAAACCGTTGTCAGAGATTCATTTGTCaag GCAGGATATGAGTATGATGAGGAGACATTTGAGAAAGTGTTTAAACGAATCTATTCAACGTTTGGTTCTGCTGCACCTTACTCTGTGTTTCAAGATTCTCGACCCTTCTTGAGATGGGCACGCCAGAAAGGTCTTATAGTTGGACTCGTTAGCAATGCGGAGTATCGATACCAAGAAGTTATTTTACCTGCCTTGGGTTTGAACAAG GGAGAGTGGGATTTTGGGGTGTTCTCTGGTATTGAAGGGGTGGAGAAACCAGATCCGAGGATTTACAAGCTGGCGTTAGAGAGAGCTGGGAACATTGCGCCTGAAGAGGCTTTGCATATTGGAGATAGTATGCGTAAAGATTATGTTCCGGCAAAGAGTATTGGGATGCATGCTTTGTTGCTTGATAGGTTTAAGACAGAAGCTGCTAAAGACTGGAGGGAAGCTGGAGCTATTGTGCTTCCTGATTTGGTTGCTGTTCAGCAACTTTTGGAGTCTGATAAGttgaaatgttaa